Proteins from one Clostridium cellulovorans 743B genomic window:
- the thiH gene encoding 2-iminoacetate synthase ThiH gives MSFYNKYLTYKDFDFDSFFEKVTDNDVIRSINAEFPTELDYLTLLSAKASAHLEAMAQKANRLTTSNFGKTINIFTPLYLSNICTNHCVYCGFNTSNHIPRKKLSLEEVEIEGKAISEEGFGHVVILTGDARAVTPVSYIADCARVLKKYLHSIAVEVYSLTIEEYEELVAAGVDSFTMFQEVYNEDLYPKLHPKGPKSDYHFRLDAPERACKAKMHNVNIGALLGLDSWQKESFFTGLHGKYLQDNYPGTDIAISLPRIRPHAGNPFMPKGVDDKSLVQAMTALRIFMPRCGITISTRETPSFRENIIGLGVTKMSAGSITEVGGHAVKEEESVPQFEISDDRGLEEFSKVIINRGYQPILKDWEVLI, from the coding sequence ATGAGTTTTTATAATAAATATCTTACCTATAAAGATTTTGATTTTGATAGCTTTTTTGAAAAAGTTACTGATAATGATGTAATTCGTTCTATAAATGCAGAATTTCCTACGGAACTTGATTATCTTACACTCTTATCAGCAAAAGCTTCAGCTCACCTAGAAGCAATGGCACAAAAGGCAAACCGTCTTACAACTAGCAACTTTGGTAAAACTATAAATATCTTTACACCTTTATATCTTTCTAATATATGTACAAACCATTGTGTATATTGTGGTTTTAATACTAGCAACCATATACCAAGAAAGAAATTAAGCCTAGAGGAAGTAGAAATTGAAGGTAAAGCTATTAGCGAGGAAGGTTTTGGACATGTAGTAATCCTCACTGGTGATGCTAGAGCAGTTACTCCAGTTTCTTATATCGCAGACTGTGCAAGAGTTTTAAAGAAATATCTTCATTCAATTGCTGTGGAGGTATATTCTCTTACTATAGAAGAATATGAAGAACTTGTTGCTGCTGGTGTTGATAGCTTCACCATGTTCCAAGAAGTCTATAATGAAGATTTATATCCTAAACTACATCCAAAAGGTCCAAAGAGCGATTATCATTTTAGACTTGATGCTCCTGAAAGAGCTTGCAAAGCAAAAATGCATAACGTAAATATTGGAGCATTACTTGGACTTGATTCTTGGCAAAAGGAAAGTTTTTTCACAGGACTACACGGAAAATATCTTCAAGATAATTATCCTGGCACTGATATAGCTATATCACTTCCAAGAATACGCCCACATGCCGGCAACCCCTTTATGCCTAAAGGTGTAGATGATAAGTCTCTTGTTCAAGCTATGACAGCTCTTAGAATTTTTATGCCACGCTGTGGAATCACTATTTCTACAAGAGAGACCCCAAGCTTTAGAGAGAATATAATCGGACTCGGTGTTACAAAGATGTCTGCTGGTTCTATAACAGAAGTTGGTGGTCATGCTGTTAAGGAAGAAGAAAGTGTTCCTCAATTTGAAATAAGCGATGACAGAGGACTTGAAGAATTCTCAAAGGTCATCATTAATCGAGGATATCAACCAATTCTAAAAGACTGGGAAGTGCTGATATAA
- a CDS encoding thiazole synthase, whose amino-acid sequence MEDKLIIGGQTVNSRLFLGTGKFADESLIPDVIKVSGAHVVTAALRRIDFNNPDKNMINYIPKECILMPNTHGARNAEEAVRIAQLSRAAGGGNWVKIEVISDNKYLLPDNYETAKATEILAKDGFIVLPYMCPDLYAARSMRDAGAAAIMPLGAPIGTNKGLKTKELVKILIEEIDLPIIVDAGIGKPSEAAEAMELGASAVLVNTAVATASNPVLMAKAFGFAVQAGRAAYLSKPGIVSDYAEASTPLTGFLD is encoded by the coding sequence ATTGAAGATAAATTAATAATTGGAGGACAAACAGTAAATAGCAGATTATTTTTAGGTACAGGAAAATTCGCTGATGAATCGTTAATTCCAGATGTAATAAAAGTTTCTGGTGCTCATGTTGTTACTGCTGCTCTTCGCCGTATAGATTTTAATAACCCAGATAAAAACATGATAAATTACATTCCAAAAGAATGTATATTAATGCCTAATACCCATGGTGCAAGAAATGCAGAAGAAGCTGTAAGAATAGCTCAGCTTTCAAGAGCAGCTGGTGGTGGAAATTGGGTTAAGATTGAAGTTATTTCTGATAATAAGTACCTTCTACCAGATAATTATGAAACAGCAAAAGCAACAGAAATTCTTGCAAAGGACGGCTTTATAGTTCTTCCTTATATGTGCCCAGATTTATATGCTGCAAGATCAATGAGAGATGCAGGTGCTGCAGCAATAATGCCACTTGGAGCTCCTATTGGTACTAATAAAGGCTTAAAAACTAAAGAGCTAGTAAAAATTCTTATAGAAGAAATAGATCTTCCAATAATAGTTGATGCTGGGATTGGTAAGCCTTCCGAAGCTGCTGAAGCTATGGAACTAGGTGCCTCTGCTGTTTTAGTGAACACTGCAGTAGCAACTGCTAGTAATCCTGTATTAATGGCTAAAGCTTTTGGATTTGCTGTTCAGGCTGGTAGAGCTGCTTACCTATCTAAGCCTGGTATTGTTAGCGATTATGCTGAAGCTTCTACACCACTGACTGGTTTCCTTGACTAA
- the thiS gene encoding sulfur carrier protein ThiS gives MNVVLNGNSIDVASNISVYEILEVHNINPAQVIVELNKSIAPKDSWNTLILKENDSIEVLRFVGGG, from the coding sequence ATGAATGTTGTATTAAACGGAAACTCCATAGATGTTGCTTCAAATATTTCAGTATATGAAATTCTTGAAGTCCATAATATAAACCCAGCACAAGTAATTGTAGAATTAAACAAATCTATCGCTCCTAAAGATTCTTGGAATACATTAATCCTAAAAGAAAATGACTCAATTGAAGTGCTTCGTTTTGTTGGTGGCGGCTGA
- a CDS encoding DUF4363 family protein gives MKNLITSLGLFALMLVSIYFINNYLHYINLHLIEATDKIDKLVDDNQWEEAIKETDDLIEHWQKHLKFVTFFVNHNDTDAITYEMVKLKGYMKNYVKEECSPSLESIKMLFMKVIHQEELSFQGIF, from the coding sequence ATGAAAAACTTAATAACCTCCTTAGGATTATTCGCCTTAATGCTTGTAAGTATATATTTTATAAATAATTATCTTCATTATATAAATCTCCATCTCATTGAAGCTACTGATAAAATTGATAAATTAGTTGACGATAATCAGTGGGAAGAAGCTATAAAAGAAACTGATGACCTAATAGAACATTGGCAGAAACACCTAAAGTTTGTAACGTTCTTTGTAAATCATAATGATACTGATGCAATAACTTATGAAATGGTGAAACTTAAAGGATACATGAAAAACTATGTTAAAGAAGAATGTTCTCCGTCCTTAGAATCTATAAAAATGCTGTTTATGAAAGTGATTCACCAAGAAGAACTTTCTTTTCAAGGCATTTTTTAG
- a CDS encoding DUF421 domain-containing protein yields MYTTIIRTIITFFLIIFTMRLMGKRQIGELQPFELVVTIIVSELASLPIVDSKIPLLYGIIPIITLILLEVMISFIQMKFEKTRILFSSHPSILIKNGYIDFEEMKKQKFNIDDLLEELRLEGYFNIEDIEFAILETCGELSIIPKTELTPPTKKDMNIHCTQDTLPLTLVVDGKIREYNLKLAEKDEKWLINTIQKQGHKDIKDIILALLDCQGELYIQGKNDSKKQNNNQEKSNKNKGKKQ; encoded by the coding sequence ATGTATACAACAATAATAAGAACAATTATCACATTTTTTCTCATAATATTTACTATGCGTCTTATGGGGAAACGGCAAATTGGCGAGTTACAACCCTTTGAATTAGTTGTTACCATAATAGTATCAGAACTTGCATCGCTTCCTATAGTTGATTCCAAAATACCACTTTTATACGGTATTATACCCATTATTACCTTAATTCTCCTTGAGGTAATGATTTCCTTTATTCAAATGAAATTTGAAAAGACTCGAATTCTTTTTTCAAGTCATCCAAGCATCTTAATTAAAAATGGTTATATAGATTTTGAAGAAATGAAAAAACAAAAATTTAACATAGATGATCTTTTAGAAGAATTAAGGCTTGAAGGCTACTTTAACATAGAAGATATAGAATTTGCTATATTAGAAACTTGTGGTGAACTTTCTATTATCCCGAAAACTGAACTTACTCCGCCAACAAAAAAGGATATGAACATCCATTGTACCCAAGATACCTTGCCTTTAACCCTGGTGGTCGATGGCAAAATTAGGGAATATAATTTAAAGCTTGCTGAAAAGGACGAAAAGTGGCTTATAAACACCATTCAGAAACAAGGTCATAAAGATATTAAAGACATCATCTTAGCCTTACTAGATTGCCAGGGTGAACTATATATCCAAGGAAAAAATGATTCTAAAAAACAAAATAATAACCAAGAAAAAAGCAATAAGAATAAAGGAAAAAAGCAATAA
- a CDS encoding nucleoside kinase — translation MIKINLNGKTIDIEAGKSVLEIAKANGVLGDFDVLALVNGNTVALETIIEKDSEISLINYTDIKGHRAYVRTLQFVLIKAINDIFPTARVTLEHSLGKGIFGEIKKDTPLNEEDILKIKKRMQELIDKDIVVNKYKVPKKRAIEIFEGYGYEDKIKLLEYITKEELTLHEIDGQYDYFFGDLVSTTGMLKTFDLKLYDPGFILIIPNDKDPSKVATFVDHKKLFKIFYETEQWGNILGVGDIASLNSKVGGKDTLDLILISEALHEKKIAYIADKIKEKEGVKLVLIAGPSSSGKTTFAKRLGIQLKVNGLEPVPISLDDYFVNREDTPLDENGEYDFEAIDAIDIEGFNKDLTALMDGKTITPPKFNFITGSRYYDGTTLTVPENGVLIVEGIHGLNEILTKSIPKENKFKIYISALTQINIDDHNRIFTTDVRMLRRIVRDSLSRGTMAKETLKRWPSIKRGEEKNIFVFQEEADAMFNSTIIYEMGILKKYALKELLKIEKGEPEYDEARRLIKFLKPIKEVDVELVPRNSIMREFIGGSCFYQY, via the coding sequence ATGATAAAGATTAACTTAAACGGAAAAACTATTGATATCGAGGCAGGAAAATCAGTATTAGAAATTGCAAAGGCAAATGGAGTATTAGGCGACTTTGATGTGCTAGCTCTTGTAAATGGTAATACTGTAGCATTAGAAACCATTATAGAAAAAGATAGTGAGATATCTTTAATTAATTATACAGATATAAAAGGTCATAGAGCTTATGTTAGAACATTGCAGTTCGTGCTTATAAAAGCTATAAATGATATATTCCCAACAGCTAGGGTAACCCTAGAACATAGCTTAGGAAAAGGAATATTTGGTGAGATAAAAAAAGATACGCCATTAAATGAAGAAGACATATTAAAAATAAAGAAGAGAATGCAAGAGCTTATTGATAAAGATATTGTAGTAAATAAATATAAAGTTCCTAAAAAACGTGCTATTGAAATTTTTGAGGGATATGGCTATGAAGATAAGATAAAGCTTCTTGAATATATAACTAAGGAAGAACTTACACTTCATGAGATTGATGGACAATACGATTATTTCTTTGGAGATCTTGTTTCAACAACAGGGATGCTTAAGACTTTTGATCTAAAGTTATACGATCCTGGATTTATTCTTATAATTCCAAATGACAAAGATCCAAGTAAGGTAGCAACTTTCGTTGATCATAAAAAGCTATTTAAAATTTTTTATGAAACAGAGCAATGGGGAAATATTTTAGGTGTTGGTGATATAGCTTCCTTAAATAGTAAGGTTGGTGGTAAGGATACCTTAGATTTGATTCTTATTTCAGAAGCATTGCATGAAAAGAAAATAGCTTATATAGCAGATAAGATAAAAGAAAAAGAAGGCGTGAAGCTTGTTTTAATTGCAGGACCATCTTCATCAGGTAAAACTACCTTTGCAAAACGTCTTGGAATTCAATTAAAGGTTAACGGCTTAGAACCAGTGCCAATATCTTTGGATGATTATTTTGTTAATAGAGAAGACACTCCTTTAGATGAAAATGGTGAATATGATTTTGAGGCAATAGATGCTATTGATATTGAAGGCTTTAATAAGGACTTGACAGCACTTATGGATGGAAAAACTATAACTCCTCCAAAGTTCAATTTCATAACAGGAAGCAGATATTATGATGGTACTACTTTAACAGTGCCAGAAAATGGTGTTTTAATTGTGGAAGGTATCCATGGGTTAAATGAAATTTTAACAAAGTCTATTCCAAAGGAAAATAAATTTAAAATATATATAAGTGCTTTAACTCAGATTAACATAGATGATCATAATAGAATTTTCACTACTGATGTAAGAATGCTTAGAAGGATAGTAAGAGATTCTCTATCAAGAGGAACAATGGCAAAGGAAACTTTAAAAAGATGGCCATCTATTAAAAGGGGAGAAGAGAAGAATATTTTCGTATTCCAAGAAGAAGCGGATGCTATGTTTAACTCCACTATTATTTATGAAATGGGAATTTTAAAGAAATATGCATTAAAAGAATTACTTAAGATAGAAAAAGGCGAACCAGAATACGATGAAGCAAGAAGATTAATTAAGTTCTTAAAGCCTATAAAAGAGGTTGATGTAGAATTAGTTCCTAGAAATTCTATAATGAGAGAGTTTATAGGTGGAAGTTGTTTCTATCAATATTAA
- a CDS encoding D-alanine--D-alanine ligase: MKVGILMGGISSEREISLKSGEAVFNAIDKSKYEPVAIVIDSKEDIINKVKGIDFAFLALHGQFGEDGTVQSVLQTLNIPYSGCGPMTSAICMDKDMTKKVLKSQGINTARWTTVRAIQDIDYALLDSIGYPFFVKPNSGGSSVATNRVDKKEQVEAAVVEALKYDTEVMIEEYVKGDEITCSIINRKTYPIVAIKPTGEFFDFTSKYQDNGAEEIVVQLEENLSKTVEAMAIACWDALKFSAYVRVDMIIKNNVPYVLELNTLPGMTKNSLLPKSVAGAGISYTDLISLIIEESLKVKR, from the coding sequence ATGAAGGTTGGAATATTAATGGGGGGTATATCTTCTGAAAGGGAAATATCCTTAAAATCTGGTGAAGCAGTATTTAATGCTATAGATAAGAGTAAGTATGAACCAGTTGCCATTGTTATAGATTCAAAAGAAGATATAATAAACAAGGTTAAAGGAATAGATTTTGCTTTTTTAGCTCTTCATGGACAATTTGGAGAAGACGGAACGGTTCAATCAGTACTACAAACTTTGAATATACCTTATTCCGGTTGCGGTCCTATGACTAGTGCAATCTGTATGGATAAGGATATGACAAAGAAAGTTTTGAAATCTCAAGGAATAAACACAGCTAGATGGACAACTGTTAGAGCAATACAGGATATAGATTATGCGCTATTAGACAGCATAGGTTATCCTTTCTTTGTTAAGCCTAATAGTGGTGGTTCAAGTGTTGCTACTAATCGTGTAGATAAAAAGGAACAAGTGGAAGCAGCAGTTGTAGAAGCATTAAAATATGATACAGAGGTTATGATAGAAGAGTACGTGAAAGGTGATGAAATAACGTGCTCTATCATAAATAGAAAGACATATCCTATAGTTGCTATAAAGCCGACTGGTGAATTTTTTGATTTCACTTCAAAATATCAGGATAATGGTGCAGAAGAAATCGTCGTTCAATTAGAAGAAAATTTAAGTAAAACTGTTGAAGCTATGGCTATAGCTTGTTGGGATGCTTTAAAATTTTCTGCTTATGTAAGAGTAGATATGATAATAAAAAATAATGTTCCTTATGTTTTAGAACTTAATACCCTTCCTGGTATGACAAAGAATTCTTTGCTCCCTAAGAGCGTTGCGGGAGCAGGAATTTCCTATACAGATCTTATATCGCTTATAATTGAAGAGTCATTAAAGGTAAAGAGATAG
- a CDS encoding DUF4931 domain-containing protein: MNSHKQLKFISNISIKKPNTIINQTTVCPFCHKENLTDIFDEKGVFIFLKNKYTTFEDAFQTLIIETDSCRENISTYSEEHMRELLRFAVSHWLDMKKRDEFKSVLLFKNHGPYSGGSIAHSHMQIVGLKNINYEENLKDEFFEGLTIYETNGCVLNLSSKPKASFTEFNIIIDDLSFLDIMADNIQKIVHYILNNFYVKCDSFNLFFYDWKGKLICKAVPRFVTSPLFIGFSIGQVSNNQDKIVEHVKQLYFHDVATVL, encoded by the coding sequence ATGAATTCTCATAAGCAATTAAAATTTATATCTAATATTAGTATAAAAAAACCAAACACTATAATTAACCAAACAACTGTATGCCCATTTTGTCATAAGGAAAACTTAACAGATATTTTCGATGAAAAAGGAGTATTTATATTCCTAAAAAATAAATATACTACCTTTGAAGATGCCTTCCAGACTTTAATTATAGAAACTGATAGTTGCAGAGAGAATATATCAACTTACAGCGAAGAGCATATGCGAGAACTTTTACGCTTTGCAGTATCACATTGGCTAGATATGAAAAAAAGGGATGAATTTAAATCAGTACTTCTTTTCAAAAATCATGGCCCATATTCTGGTGGAAGTATTGCTCATTCACATATGCAAATTGTTGGACTAAAAAATATAAACTACGAAGAAAACCTAAAAGATGAGTTTTTTGAAGGCTTAACAATCTATGAAACTAACGGCTGTGTTCTTAATCTTTCGTCCAAGCCTAAAGCTAGTTTCACTGAATTTAATATTATAATAGATGATTTAAGTTTTCTGGATATAATGGCTGATAACATACAAAAAATTGTTCATTATATACTGAATAATTTTTATGTTAAATGTGATAGTTTTAATCTTTTCTTTTATGATTGGAAGGGTAAGCTAATTTGCAAGGCTGTTCCTAGATTTGTTACCTCACCATTGTTTATAGGTTTCTCTATTGGACAAGTATCGAATAATCAAGATAAAATTGTTGAGCACGTAAAGCAACTTTATTTTCATGATGTAGCTACGGTGCTGTAA
- a CDS encoding tetratricopeptide repeat protein, which produces MTFEEYYGIGESYYKNKEYAKALEHFKKCISIDNYYFCLEYIGLCYLQLKQYEVAARIFQKISEDIPELASSRINLGRVYLYQDLLEKAFENFIKAIDMEPDNEDAYFYLGVYFGKINKYEEAKSCYKKSLSINMEQSEAHLNLGICYYNLKFFNDALHEFHLAYNYDNQCLEARENMGLIYVEMNDYEKALDEFLFINRMQPDDVVNIVDIAHCYCQINDFYSAETWVKRAMTINQEDDFLITMLDMIKSSIEKED; this is translated from the coding sequence ATGACATTTGAAGAGTACTATGGGATAGGGGAAAGCTATTATAAGAATAAGGAATATGCTAAGGCATTAGAACATTTTAAGAAATGTATTAGTATAGATAATTACTATTTTTGCCTTGAATATATTGGATTGTGCTATCTCCAGTTAAAGCAGTATGAAGTAGCAGCACGGATTTTTCAAAAAATAAGTGAAGATATTCCAGAACTAGCTTCGTCAAGAATTAACTTAGGAAGGGTCTATTTATATCAAGATCTATTAGAAAAAGCTTTTGAAAACTTTATTAAAGCAATTGATATGGAGCCTGATAATGAAGATGCTTATTTTTATTTAGGTGTATATTTTGGAAAAATAAATAAATATGAAGAAGCTAAAAGCTGTTATAAAAAGTCATTAAGTATAAATATGGAGCAGTCAGAGGCACATTTAAACTTAGGCATTTGCTATTATAATTTGAAATTTTTTAATGATGCATTACATGAGTTTCATTTAGCTTATAACTATGATAATCAATGCTTAGAAGCCAGAGAGAATATGGGACTTATATATGTTGAAATGAATGATTATGAAAAAGCATTAGATGAATTTTTGTTTATTAATAGAATGCAACCTGATGATGTAGTAAATATAGTTGATATTGCACATTGCTATTGTCAAATTAATGATTTCTACAGTGCTGAAACCTGGGTAAAAAGAGCTATGACTATTAACCAAGAAGATGACTTTTTAATTACTATGCTAGATATGATAAAGTCTAGTATCGAAAAAGAAGATTAA
- a CDS encoding glycoside hydrolase family 2 protein — translation MNTRLFQNHIVRKEIHLNPVWDFHTLNSEDKKQEAFKMLVPGCWESTPKLASYKGKAMYSKKVTFGGNIRLVFKGVSHTAYVYLDNKQVGYHYNAYTEFSVLLQDIPYGEHLLEIKVDNSFHQESALHVTNDYYSYGGITRPMVIEEIDEMFIKYVHFIPYRENNKWYASISASISNLSNEQKNVTLQIRIGDEVVSFANKALLPNAETLFENTFEFSSAIIYTLENPKLYMMNAMLLYNDEVVDDLIDRVGFRDIKVNGKDILFSGKKVIIKGVNRHEDYAEFGCAIPIEAMYRDIEIIKSLGANCIRTCHYPNDERFLDLCDENGILVWEEAHARGLNEEQMKHKNFEKQSSDCIKEMIENHINHPSIYVWGILNECVSNTEFGRSCYAKQFKLIKSLDSSRPVTFASLEAHIGSDLCLDLVDIVSFNIYPGWYHNTPLKDSLNALKNFVNSKEGAGKPLLISEIGAGAIYGFRSNNMEKWTEEYQQYILTEQLTSILSDEELSGVIIWQYADCRVDNGWFHGRPKCQNNKGIVDIYRREKLSFNKVKEIFHSYLK, via the coding sequence ATGAATACGAGATTATTTCAAAATCACATTGTACGTAAAGAAATTCATCTTAATCCTGTCTGGGATTTTCATACGTTAAATTCGGAAGATAAAAAACAGGAGGCATTTAAAATGCTTGTTCCCGGTTGTTGGGAGAGCACTCCTAAGCTAGCGTCTTATAAAGGAAAGGCGATGTATTCTAAGAAAGTAACCTTTGGAGGTAATATTCGTCTTGTATTCAAAGGAGTGAGTCACACAGCATATGTTTACTTGGACAATAAACAGGTTGGATACCATTATAATGCTTATACAGAATTTAGCGTGCTATTACAAGATATACCTTATGGTGAGCATTTACTGGAGATTAAAGTTGATAATTCTTTTCACCAGGAGTCTGCTTTGCATGTGACCAATGATTATTATTCTTACGGTGGAATTACTCGTCCTATGGTAATAGAAGAAATTGATGAAATGTTTATAAAATATGTTCATTTTATTCCATACCGTGAAAATAATAAATGGTATGCATCGATTAGTGCATCTATAAGTAATCTTTCCAATGAGCAAAAGAATGTAACGCTTCAGATTAGGATTGGAGATGAGGTTGTCTCTTTTGCAAATAAAGCTCTTCTGCCTAATGCTGAAACACTATTTGAGAATACCTTTGAATTTTCTTCTGCAATTATATATACACTGGAAAATCCTAAATTATATATGATGAATGCTATGCTTTTATATAATGATGAAGTAGTGGATGATCTAATAGATAGAGTAGGTTTTCGTGATATAAAAGTTAACGGAAAGGATATCTTGTTTAGTGGAAAAAAAGTTATCATCAAGGGAGTTAACCGCCATGAAGACTATGCTGAATTTGGATGCGCAATTCCAATTGAAGCAATGTATCGTGATATAGAAATTATTAAGTCATTAGGTGCAAATTGCATTCGCACTTGCCATTATCCTAATGACGAACGGTTCCTTGATTTATGTGATGAAAATGGAATACTCGTATGGGAAGAGGCTCATGCCCGAGGGTTAAACGAAGAACAGATGAAACACAAAAACTTTGAAAAACAGAGTTCTGACTGTATTAAAGAAATGATTGAAAATCACATAAATCATCCATCTATTTATGTATGGGGGATTTTAAATGAATGTGTCAGCAATACAGAGTTTGGAAGGTCCTGCTATGCTAAACAGTTTAAGCTTATTAAGAGTCTGGATTCTAGTCGTCCAGTAACCTTTGCAAGTCTTGAAGCTCACATAGGTTCAGATTTATGCCTTGATCTAGTTGATATTGTATCCTTTAATATTTATCCTGGATGGTATCACAATACACCGCTAAAAGATTCTTTGAACGCTCTTAAAAATTTCGTTAATAGTAAAGAAGGAGCAGGTAAACCGTTACTAATCAGTGAAATAGGAGCGGGCGCAATCTATGGTTTTAGAAGTAATAACATGGAAAAGTGGACTGAAGAATATCAACAATATATTTTGACAGAGCAGCTAACTTCTATATTATCTGATGAGGAATTAAGTGGAGTGATTATATGGCAGTATGCAGATTGTAGGGTAGACAATGGTTGGTTTCACGGAAGACCAAAATGCCAGAATAATAAAGGAATAGTAGATATTTATCGGAGAGAAAAGCTTTCTTTTAATAAAGTAAAGGAAATATTTCATTCTTATCTGAAATAA
- a CDS encoding AraC family transcriptional regulator, producing the protein MFKILRMGCNTTHDNNFSVNRLNGYQWCLLLLVKSPAVFIINGKAISTPANTLIIYDRNYPHQYRANGAEYKNDWIHFEFDSGFFNEYLTMLNTPLYISNHYYISDLIQKMANEFYSNNSYKEQTIEYLMQILLIKAKEQMEMKTFQTKQSRIHDELIKLRSEIYSNPRNNWSIALMAEKLHISCGYLQSVYKNTFFISCMSEVIESRITYAKELLIESELPVGEISNLCGYQNEVHFMRQFKKLTTLTPTEYRRLNSKLGK; encoded by the coding sequence ATGTTTAAAATTCTGCGTATGGGTTGTAATACTACACATGATAACAATTTTTCTGTTAATCGTCTTAATGGATATCAATGGTGTCTTCTATTGCTTGTAAAGTCTCCAGCAGTTTTTATTATAAACGGAAAAGCAATATCTACACCCGCTAATACTTTGATAATATATGATAGAAATTATCCACATCAGTACAGGGCAAATGGAGCTGAATATAAAAATGATTGGATACATTTTGAATTTGATTCAGGATTTTTTAATGAATACTTAACTATGTTAAATACGCCGTTATATATATCAAATCATTATTATATATCTGACTTGATTCAAAAAATGGCAAATGAGTTTTATTCAAATAATTCTTATAAGGAGCAAACCATAGAATATTTGATGCAGATTTTATTAATAAAGGCGAAAGAACAGATGGAGATGAAAACTTTTCAAACTAAGCAATCAAGAATTCATGACGAACTAATTAAACTACGAAGTGAAATATACAGTAATCCACGTAACAATTGGTCAATAGCATTAATGGCTGAAAAACTACATATAAGCTGTGGGTATTTACAAAGTGTTTATAAAAACACCTTTTTCATCTCCTGTATGTCAGAGGTTATAGAAAGTCGAATTACTTATGCTAAAGAACTTTTAATTGAATCAGAGCTGCCAGTGGGGGAAATATCGAATTTATGTGGTTATCAAAATGAAGTCCATTTTATGAGACAGTTTAAGAAGCTGACTACATTAACTCCTACTGAATATCGTAGGTTAAACAGTAAATTAGGCAAGTAA